The Toxorhynchites rutilus septentrionalis strain SRP chromosome 3, ASM2978413v1, whole genome shotgun sequence genome includes a region encoding these proteins:
- the LOC129778470 gene encoding zinc finger protein 197-like — MDVTTATLLPVEVNTASASNECRMLMNVARYYNIISKIVDILDQCISQETVASLQVFHRPEAQSVSIYYGTIIEDCPAEVNNRTEALVKPEVLDPQVPSADDEVDLPAIIEDISEEVYGFEEQSTYGAEEVETEGMHVEELDLVEEEHTVDLEEEEEELQLDPEQDNDNDSNVSEYFIEYLQDEEQVAESSSNASFDRIEFQGERDDPELGRIESVNEDKSLLRYKCQFKQCNMKFFTAGQYNDHLQQEHADEVEAPMELQCKHIDCKTMFDDTHKLLIHYKTHKLQQMKAKVSLVCHICHVKFECKQELKQHLKEHPCKSNSGKMKLIIKRQCEFCEEILDPKIYVYNLHCLKEHGRALYNCFVCGKTFYLFAHLSEHIKTAHSAEAAQSFIEGSLWRTFSNDDVSINECRMCFRLFASQKAGIQHQEHHLKELSLTCTNCGGKHYESQCSDLRPKLGTVYEKVLCDLCQRWMSKKNIKEHLATHANERNYPCTVCKKTFKVQRTANRHIQNHINAQNKRRKCYDCDEVFDSEDSILEHYWQAHPDKRPYNCPICAEGFYLKVHLADHSHMHSDEDRRKISVKNPVEHYQIGNARVYECTLCRRCFSAKRTTVAHFLVHTDRPFLCEHCSMSFRTKASLEDHLLDAHKVKD; from the coding sequence ATGGATGTGACAACTGCAACCCTACTTCCGGTTGAGGTAAACACCGCCAGCGCTTCCAACGAATGCCGGATGCTGATGAACGTTGCCCGGTATTACAACATTATTTCGAAAATCGTGGACATCTTGGACCAGTGTATTTCACAAGAAACCGTCGCTAGTCTACAAGTTTTTCACAGACCGGAAGCTCAATCCGTATCAATTTATTATGGGACGATCATAGAAGATTGCCCAGCTGAAGTGAACAATCGAACTGAGGCTTTGGTAAAACCGGAAGTGCTCGATCCACAGGTGCCGAGCGCCGACGATGAAGTAGATCTGCCCGCCATAATTGAGGATATCAGTGAAGAGGTTTACGGCTTCGAGGAACAATCTACCTATGGCGCTGAAGAGGTTGAAACAGAGGGCATGCATGTCGAAGAGCTCGATTTAGTAGAGGAAGAACATACCGTTGATttggaagaagaagaagaagagctccAACTGGATCCGGAACAGGATAATGATAATGACTCTAACGTATCGGAGTATTTTATAGAATACCTACAGGACGAGGAACAAGTTGCTGAATCATCATCGAATGCTTCGTTCGATAGAATTGAGTTCCAGGGGGAGAGAGATGATCCGGAATTGGGTAGAATCGAATCGGTGAATGAGGACAAAAGTTTATTGAGGTATAAGTGTCAGTTCAAGCAATGCAACATGAAATTTTTCACCGCGGGACAATACAATGATCATCTTCAACAGGAACACGCTGATGAAGTTGAAGCTCCCATGGAATTACAATGCAAGCACATCGATTGCAAGACAATGTTTGATGACACTCACAAGCTTCTCATTCATTACAAAACCCATAAACTGCAACAAATGAAGGCTAAAGTAAGTTTGGTTTGTCATATTTGCCATGTAAAGTTTGAATGCAAGCAGGAATTGAAGCAACACTTAAAAGAACATCCTTGTAAAAGCAATAGCGGTAAGATGAAACTTATTATCAAAAGACAATGCGAGTTCTGCGAGGAAATTCTTGACCCAAAAATATATGTCTACAACCTACATTGTCTAAAGGAGCATGGTCGTGCTCTTTATAACTGTTTCGTGTGCGGAAAGACATTCTACTTGTTCGCGCATTTAAGTGAACACATCAAAACAGCCCACAGTGCGGAAGCGGCTCAATCGTTTATCGAGGGATCACTGTGGAGAACATTCTCGAACGATGACGTATCGATCAACGAGTGTCGCATGTGCTTCCGGTTGTTTGCCTCTCAGAAGGCAGGAATCCAACATCAGGAACATCACCTCAAGGAACTTTCCCTCACGTGTACGAACTGCGGTGGCAAACATTATGAAAGTCAGTGCAGCGATCTGCGACCCAAATTGGGTACCGTTTATGAGAAGGTTCTGTGCGATCTGTGCCAGCGGTGGATGTCGAAGAAAAACATAAAGGAACACTTGGCGACTCATGCCAACGAACGTAACTATCCGTGCACGGTTTGCAAGAAGACTTTCAAGGTGCAAAGAACCGCTAACCGTCACATCCAAAATCATATAAACGCACAGAACAAACGACGCAAATGCTACGACTGCGACGAAGTTTTCGATAGTGAGGACTCGATTCTGGAGCACTACTGGCAGGCTCATCCGGACAAGCGGCCGTACAATTGTCCGATTTGTGCGGAAGGATTCTATCTCAAAGTACATCTGGCGGATCATTCGCACATGCATTCGGATGAGGATCGTCGCAAGATTTCGGTCAAAAATCCCGTTGAACATTACCAGATCGGTAACGCGAGGGTTTACGAGTGTACGCTCTGTCGGCGCTGCTTCTCTGCCAAACGGACAACGGTGGCGCACTTTCTCGTTCACACCGATCGACCGTTTCTGTGTGAACACTGTAGTATGTCGTTCAGGACCAAAGCAAGCCTGGAGGATCACCTTTTGGATGCACATAAAGTTAAGGATTAG